In Scomber japonicus isolate fScoJap1 chromosome 19, fScoJap1.pri, whole genome shotgun sequence, a single genomic region encodes these proteins:
- the crkl gene encoding crk-like protein translates to MSTARFDSADRSGWYFGPVSRQEAQNRLQGQRHGMFLVRDSSTCPGDYVLSVSENSKVSHYIINSLPSKRFKIGDQEFDHLPALLEFYKIHYLDTTTLIEPAPRYPSTVTGPIQPMGGLDENLEYVRTLYDFPGNDAEDLPFKKGEILIILEKPEEQWWSAKSKEGRIGMIPVPYVEKLVRPSPHPGQSTHGSRNSNSYGIPEPSHALVHAYAQPQTPTPLPPGTPGAVITPLPSMQNGPVMAKAIQKRVPCAYDKTALSLEVGDIVKVTRMNISGQWEGEVNGRRGLFPFTHVKILDPQNPDESD, encoded by the exons ATGTCAACTGCTCGGTTTGATTCAGCCGATCGGTCCGGCTGGTATTTTGGACCCGTGTCGCGACAGGAGGCACAGAATAGGTTACAAGGACAGAGACATGGCATGTTTCTTGTTCGAGACTCGTCGACCTGCCCGGGCGACTACGTGTTGTCAGTATCTGAAAACTCCAAAGTGTCTCACTATATCATCAACTCTTTACCCAGTAAGAGGTTTAAGATAGGCGATCAAGAATTTGACCACCTCCCTGCCCTCTTGGAGTTCTACAAAATCCACTACCTGGATACGACCACGCTGATAGAGCCAGCCCCCAG GTACCCAAGCACAGTGACAGGTCCCATCCAGCCCATGGGTGGTTTAGACGAGAACCTGGAGTATGTGCGGACTCTATATGACTTCCCAGGCAACGATGCAGAGGACCTTCCTTTCAAGAAGGGGGAGATCCTCATCATCTTGGAAAAACCAGAGGAGCAGTGGTGGAGCGCCAAGAGTAAAGAGGGACGTATTGGGATGATCCCTGTGCCCTATGTGGAGAAATTGGTACGACCCTCACCCCACCCTGGCCAGTCAACCCACGGATCTCGCAACTCCAACAGCTACGGCATCCCAGAGCCCTCCCATGCCCTCGTCCATGCCTACGCCCAGCCACAAACACCTACGCCACTGCCCCCTGGCACGCCTGGGGCAGTTATCACCCCTCTACCGTCCATGCAGAATGGCCCTGTCATGGCAAAGGCCATCCAGAAGCGAGTGCCGTGCGCCTATGACAAAACAGCTCTTTCTCTGGAG gtCGGTGACATCGTCAAGGTTACACGGATGAACATCAGCGGTCAGTGGGAGGGAGAGGTGAACGGACGGCGGGGTCTCTTCCCATTCACCCACGTCAAAATCCTAGACCCCCAGAATCCAGATGAGAGTGACTGA
- the si:ch211-222n4.2 gene encoding coiled-coil domain-containing protein 74A: protein MSSNHLPPVRHLPQWSRVGRLGKPCSPRRLSENQLQPLPAVPVADRRVVREPEVSCHGEADPRVASLQRNIQFLQQQHKDTLEKLHAEIEYLRRENKDLQYKLIMEAPRSSRKGPIHSRPSIRPPTQGSEERTGIYLEEQLQDTRPLQDQTLSIGECSEILGSSKQDHGSEPKGGLITSLQPLRIHSSTFHPPRAPTLQECEVIIRQLYNANSLQSQEIIRVKALLRDIVLSKKITPENYILTKTYLVDGTRKSSEEKKFPKLGLQTLPEKLPGPSQSGVIFPALKQSLGPNIAERQRRTRAVQRDRFKRTVR, encoded by the exons ATGTCAAGTAATCATCTTCCACCTGTGCGCCATCTGCCACAATGGAGCCGAGTTGGGCGTCTCGGGAAGCCTTGTTCTCCACGACGTTTATCGGAGAACCAGCTGCAGCCGCTGCCTGCTGTCCCTGTGGCGGACAGAAGAGTGGTGAGAGAGCCGGAGGTGTCCTGTCACGGAGAAGCGGACCCCCGCGTCGCATCGTTGCAGAGGAATATCCAGTTcctgcagcagcaacacaagGACACTCTTGAAAAGCTCCATGCAGAAATAGAGTATCTCAGGCGGGAGAATAAAG ACTTGCAGTATAAGCTGATAATGGAGGCTCCCAGGTCAAGTAGAAAAG GGCCGATACACAGTCGACCAAGCATAAGACCACCCACTCAGGGAAGTGAAGAGCGTACAGGAATCTACCTGGAGGAACAGCTGCAGGACACACGACCCTTACAGGACCAGACACTAAG CATTGGAGAGTGCAGCGAAATTCTTGGATCTTCCAAGCAGGACCATGGCTCAGAACCAAAGGGGGGCCTCATCACCTCATTACAGCCTCTACGAATTCACAGCAGTACGTTCCATCCACCGCGTGCTCCCACACTGCAGGAGTGTGAGGTCATCATCCGACAGCTCTACAATGCTAACAGTTTGCAGTCTCAGGAA ATTATACGTGTGAAGGCATTGCTGAGAGATATTGTGCTGAGCAAGAAAATCACCCCAGAAAACTATATTCTGACCAAGACCTACCTTGTTGATGGAACCCG CAAAtcttcagaagaaaagaaatttCCAAAACTTGGTCTGCAGACACTCCCAGAAAAACT GCCTGGACCCTCCCAGTCTGGGGTGATCTTCCCAGCACTGAAACAGAGCTTAGGTCCCAACattgcagagagacagaggaggactCGGGCTGTGCAGAGAGACCGTTTCAAAAGGACGGTGCGGTGA